The following coding sequences lie in one Paenibacillus durus ATCC 35681 genomic window:
- the nifB gene encoding nitrogenase cofactor biosynthesis protein NifB, which produces MKPQPTSCSSSAAEDDISRHPCYSEEAHRFFARMHIPVAPACNIQCNYCNRKFDCVNESRPGVVSEVLTPEQAERKVKGVAAQLMQLSVVGIAGPGDPLANADKTFDTFARVKKHVPDVMTCLSTNGLTLYRHIDRIVELGIGHVTITINAIDPDVGKEIYPWVFDEGVRYEGREAAALLISRQLQGVEELAKRGILVKVNSIMIPGVNDKHLVEVSKKVKELGATLHNVTPLIIAPGSQYEKDGRKAPRPRELNQLQEQLSEGGTKLMRHCRQCRADAVGLLGQDRNQDFQLETMEADPVIDLDAREQFQQELDIKIRQRLIAKENRRTILDENKKTRVAVASRGGDKVNQHFGHATEFMIFDTDGTEVKFIGIRKIQAYCHGTADCNGDKDETLQEITSILSDCRILLSSGIGDAPRAVLNKAGVLPLVRKGGIQEAILESVKYGSYFENINISKG; this is translated from the coding sequence ATGAAGCCGCAGCCGACGTCGTGTTCATCAAGTGCAGCAGAGGACGATATCAGTCGCCACCCTTGCTACAGCGAGGAAGCCCATCGGTTTTTTGCCCGGATGCATATCCCGGTCGCTCCCGCCTGCAACATCCAATGCAACTACTGCAACCGTAAATTCGACTGCGTGAACGAAAGCAGACCTGGGGTTGTCAGTGAGGTGCTCACTCCGGAACAAGCGGAGCGGAAAGTAAAAGGTGTGGCAGCACAGCTCATGCAGCTGTCGGTGGTCGGCATCGCCGGACCCGGCGATCCGCTTGCAAATGCCGATAAGACTTTCGATACCTTTGCGAGAGTCAAGAAGCATGTGCCCGATGTGATGACCTGTCTCAGCACCAACGGACTTACGTTATACCGGCACATCGATCGGATCGTGGAGCTCGGAATCGGACATGTAACGATTACGATCAACGCCATCGACCCGGATGTCGGTAAAGAGATTTATCCTTGGGTATTTGATGAAGGAGTACGTTACGAAGGAAGAGAAGCCGCCGCTCTGCTGATCAGCCGTCAGCTTCAAGGCGTGGAGGAACTGGCGAAGCGAGGCATTCTCGTCAAAGTCAACTCGATTATGATTCCGGGGGTCAACGACAAGCATCTGGTTGAAGTATCAAAGAAAGTCAAGGAGCTAGGCGCGACGCTTCACAATGTAACGCCGCTGATTATCGCTCCGGGCAGCCAGTATGAGAAGGACGGACGCAAGGCTCCTCGTCCGAGAGAACTGAACCAGCTGCAAGAGCAGCTGAGCGAGGGCGGAACGAAGCTGATGCGTCACTGCCGCCAATGCCGCGCCGACGCGGTTGGGCTGCTCGGCCAGGACCGTAACCAGGATTTCCAACTGGAAACGATGGAAGCCGATCCGGTTATCGACCTCGATGCAAGAGAACAGTTCCAGCAGGAGCTTGACATCAAAATCCGTCAGCGCCTGATCGCGAAGGAGAACCGCCGAACCATTCTTGACGAGAACAAGAAGACAAGAGTCGCGGTTGCCTCCAGAGGCGGGGACAAGGTCAACCAGCACTTTGGCCATGCGACGGAATTCATGATTTTCGATACCGACGGTACCGAAGTGAAATTCATCGGTATCCGGAAGATACAGGCGTACTGCCACGGCACAGCCGATTGCAATGGAGACAAAGACGAAACGCTTCAAGAGATCACCTCGATCCTCAGCGATTGTCGGATTCTTCTCAGCTCCGGTATCGGCGACGCGCCCCGCGCGGTGCTGAACAAAGCAGGCGTACTGCCCCTGGTCCGCAAAGGCGGAATACAGGAAGCGATACTTGAAAGTGTGAAATACGGTTCCTATTTTGAAAATATTAATATATCGAAGGGATGA
- a CDS encoding TerC family protein, translating to MDFGLLLEYGWVLLVLVGLEGLLAADNALVLAIMVKHLPEETRKRALFYGLFGAFIFRFGSLFVISFLVDIWQVQAIGAIYLLFIAANHIIRKIIASKKPVTDEAAESGAKENADKKKGGFWLTVFKVELADIAFAVDSILAAVALAVALPPSGLPAIGGLDGGVFLVIFAGGFIGLVIMRFAASFFVKLLHSRPGLEVAAFVIVGWVGVKLAVITLAHPSLGILSEDFAHSTLWKATFYIVLVLIAVIGWFMSKHTTEENKGVNPVRELDKQLGK from the coding sequence ATGGATTTTGGATTACTATTGGAGTATGGCTGGGTACTGCTTGTTCTAGTGGGGCTGGAAGGGCTGCTCGCTGCGGACAATGCACTGGTGCTGGCAATCATGGTGAAACACCTTCCTGAGGAGACGAGGAAAAGGGCGCTCTTTTACGGGCTGTTCGGGGCGTTCATCTTCAGGTTCGGCTCGCTGTTCGTCATTTCGTTCCTGGTGGACATCTGGCAGGTGCAGGCGATCGGGGCGATTTATCTGCTCTTTATAGCAGCCAACCACATCATTCGTAAAATCATTGCTTCGAAGAAGCCGGTAACGGATGAAGCCGCGGAAAGCGGCGCAAAGGAAAACGCTGACAAAAAGAAAGGCGGTTTCTGGCTGACTGTCTTCAAGGTGGAACTGGCGGACATCGCCTTTGCCGTCGACTCTATTCTTGCTGCGGTCGCTCTGGCCGTTGCGCTTCCGCCAAGCGGTCTTCCCGCAATCGGCGGCCTCGACGGTGGCGTGTTCCTCGTTATTTTTGCCGGGGGATTTATCGGACTTGTTATCATGCGCTTTGCAGCCTCTTTCTTCGTCAAGCTCCTTCATTCCCGTCCGGGACTTGAGGTCGCGGCCTTCGTTATCGTCGGCTGGGTTGGCGTCAAGCTGGCTGTCATTACACTTGCGCATCCTTCGCTCGGTATATTATCCGAGGATTTCGCGCACAGCACATTGTGGAAGGCGACATTCTATATCGTCCTTGTCCTCATCGCCGTCATCGGCTGGTTCATGAGCAAGCATACTACCGAAGAGAACAAAGGTGTAAATCCGGTTCGCGAACTGGATAAGCAGCTTGGTAAATAA
- the rlmN gene encoding 23S rRNA (adenine(2503)-C(2))-methyltransferase RlmN, with amino-acid sequence MSKTSIYGLTFDQLAAWLLERGHRKFRALQVWDWLYIKRVTDFSQMEDVHPDALRQLDEHFSIRTLTEHVKQESIDGTVKFLFRLPDGNLIETVLMRQKYGLAVCVTTQVGCNIGCSFCASGLLSKSRDLSSGEIVGQIMQVQLYLDQMGKGEAVSHIVVMGIGEPFDNFENMVDFLLIIKNQKGLNIAGRHITVSTSGLADKIIEFADRNLQVNLAISLHAPNNELRSRIMKINRAIPIEKLMHALDYYVEKTKRRTTLEYILLRDVNDQQEHALELAKLIVGYGPLVNVNLIPYNPVDEHSQYQRSDRETVRAFFDTLKKQGVSVSTRLEQGTDIDAACGQLRSKQIKASALG; translated from the coding sequence ATGAGCAAAACTTCCATCTATGGATTGACCTTTGATCAGCTGGCGGCATGGCTGCTAGAGCGCGGACACCGTAAATTCCGGGCTCTGCAGGTGTGGGATTGGCTGTATATAAAGCGGGTAACGGATTTTTCGCAAATGGAAGATGTGCATCCGGACGCCTTGCGGCAGCTAGACGAGCATTTTTCCATCCGGACCTTGACCGAGCATGTAAAGCAGGAGTCGATAGACGGCACGGTTAAATTTCTGTTCCGGCTGCCGGACGGAAATTTGATCGAAACGGTATTGATGCGGCAAAAATACGGGCTGGCCGTTTGCGTAACGACCCAGGTCGGCTGCAATATCGGGTGCAGCTTCTGTGCAAGTGGGCTTCTGTCCAAGAGCCGGGATTTGAGTTCCGGGGAGATTGTGGGGCAGATCATGCAGGTGCAGTTGTATCTGGACCAGATGGGGAAGGGAGAAGCGGTAAGCCACATTGTCGTCATGGGCATCGGAGAGCCGTTTGACAACTTCGAGAATATGGTAGATTTTCTGCTGATAATCAAGAATCAGAAGGGGCTGAACATCGCCGGACGGCACATCACCGTCTCGACCAGCGGCCTTGCGGACAAAATTATTGAATTTGCGGACCGCAACCTTCAGGTAAATCTGGCTATTTCCCTGCATGCGCCGAATAATGAGCTTCGCAGCCGAATCATGAAGATCAACCGCGCCATTCCGATCGAGAAGCTGATGCATGCGCTTGATTACTATGTGGAGAAGACGAAGCGGAGAACGACGCTGGAGTATATTTTGCTGCGGGATGTGAACGACCAACAGGAACATGCTCTTGAGCTGGCCAAGCTGATTGTCGGTTATGGCCCGCTCGTCAACGTGAACCTGATTCCGTATAATCCGGTGGATGAGCACAGCCAGTATCAGCGCAGCGACCGGGAGACGGTACGGGCTTTCTTCGATACGCTGAAAAAACAGGGTGTGAGCGTCAGCACCCGTCTGGAGCAGGGAACGGATATTGATGCGGCCTGCGGACAGCTGCGCAGCAAGCAGATTAAAGCGTCGGCGCTGGGATAA
- a CDS encoding S-layer homology domain-containing protein, with protein MRKKHIRTPGFTVKSALTGMVAFTLAMPAGLAAAATSSGTTAAVPVSYKVAADKSQNAAESAKTTEADPTQAKFTKAQAISKLRELFPILADAEVTSVELGITNTYPAPSNQMIWNIQWNYQKGNNGYGISSQVDAVNGDLISTYLYFSDRQQNQKYYPPELTREQALEKAKAFISKAAPSLSINDLELQDGNDYLSNPALFGPVQYGFTFSVAKNGITSPLENVTVVVDADGSVRQFNKSPEHWNYPAAAASITQAKAEQTFSDQFDVELVYVPVYKNGSSNSWILGWRPTERALYAIDALTGKRLDTFGAESTVTASVYSDIPQAASRFAPRTAATEMTSDEAAKRVKQIVSIPAARKLISSSLGSDYANTGRKVWRLAWMDRESLKTGFPSQTYAEIDAVTGEILSINENQYPVPPDAQEANKPKGNEANATLQQAKNKALALINLLYPDAASNLKLVERENTAGEGAGFTFQFLRFYKGVPISDGGLTLVLDHTGALKTYIVPRTSDLGKAGVDLSAVKTTKAEARAQTFNRYKVKLQYGSFGGNTIASYTKPKIKLVYSPVLEDPANIPEVIDAVTGRPTAQYEVPGKLQKAASASDIQGHAAEQALSTLVKYNILVPDQNGKVNPDSEIFAGEWLTWITKAITPYFTGYNNGTEPKPVAGVSPESPYYNAVSYAVQNQWIDAGSTFQPDAKLTREGFAVLLASIVKYNKISAFLQADPALAQFGDAASITRKGEVAVAVKLGLLQGENGKFNPADTVTKAEAATVMLKLVELQGKTDQAIGQPIY; from the coding sequence TTGAGGAAAAAGCATATCCGCACGCCGGGCTTCACGGTAAAATCCGCATTAACCGGAATGGTGGCATTTACTCTCGCGATGCCGGCAGGATTGGCCGCCGCAGCTACTTCTTCCGGTACCACCGCAGCCGTCCCCGTTTCTTACAAGGTGGCTGCCGACAAATCCCAGAATGCCGCGGAATCTGCGAAGACAACTGAAGCAGACCCTACCCAGGCCAAGTTTACGAAAGCGCAGGCGATCTCCAAGCTAAGAGAGTTGTTTCCCATTCTAGCTGATGCGGAAGTAACGAGTGTGGAACTGGGCATTACCAATACGTATCCCGCACCATCCAATCAAATGATATGGAACATTCAATGGAATTACCAGAAGGGCAATAATGGATATGGCATTAGCAGCCAGGTGGATGCCGTTAATGGAGATCTGATTAGTACATATCTCTATTTTTCGGATCGGCAGCAGAACCAGAAATATTATCCCCCTGAGCTCACTAGGGAACAGGCGCTGGAGAAAGCCAAAGCTTTTATCTCTAAAGCGGCTCCCTCCCTTTCGATTAACGATTTGGAACTGCAGGATGGCAATGATTATTTGAGTAATCCCGCACTTTTCGGTCCCGTACAATACGGATTTACTTTTAGCGTTGCAAAGAACGGCATCACTTCCCCGCTTGAAAATGTCACCGTGGTTGTCGACGCGGACGGCAGTGTAAGACAGTTCAACAAATCACCGGAGCATTGGAACTACCCAGCGGCTGCTGCGTCGATTACGCAGGCCAAGGCGGAGCAGACATTTAGCGACCAGTTTGACGTGGAGCTTGTTTACGTGCCTGTCTACAAGAATGGTAGCAGCAACAGTTGGATCTTAGGCTGGCGGCCGACCGAGCGGGCGCTGTATGCCATCGATGCCCTAACGGGAAAAAGACTGGACACTTTTGGCGCGGAAAGTACGGTTACAGCATCCGTATACAGCGATATTCCGCAGGCTGCAAGCCGCTTTGCTCCCAGAACCGCCGCAACGGAAATGACAAGCGATGAAGCGGCCAAGCGGGTGAAGCAGATCGTCTCCATTCCCGCGGCGAGAAAGCTGATATCCAGTTCGCTGGGCAGCGATTACGCGAATACCGGACGGAAGGTTTGGAGGCTGGCCTGGATGGACAGGGAGTCTCTCAAAACCGGTTTCCCCTCTCAAACTTACGCCGAAATTGACGCCGTTACTGGGGAAATTCTGAGTATCAATGAAAATCAATATCCAGTCCCGCCTGACGCCCAGGAAGCGAACAAGCCGAAGGGCAATGAAGCTAACGCGACACTGCAGCAGGCCAAAAATAAGGCGCTCGCCTTGATTAACCTCCTGTATCCCGATGCCGCCAGCAATCTGAAGCTGGTCGAGCGGGAAAATACCGCCGGCGAAGGCGCGGGCTTCACCTTCCAATTCCTTCGCTTCTATAAAGGGGTTCCGATTAGCGATGGCGGTCTGACGCTTGTGCTCGACCATACCGGCGCATTGAAGACCTATATCGTTCCTCGGACATCGGATCTTGGAAAAGCGGGAGTCGATCTGTCCGCAGTGAAGACTACGAAGGCAGAGGCGCGGGCTCAGACCTTTAACCGCTATAAGGTGAAGCTGCAATATGGAAGCTTCGGAGGCAATACCATTGCCAGTTACACAAAGCCGAAGATCAAGCTTGTATATTCGCCAGTACTTGAAGATCCCGCCAACATCCCGGAAGTCATTGACGCGGTTACCGGCAGACCGACCGCTCAGTATGAGGTGCCCGGCAAATTGCAGAAAGCAGCCTCCGCTTCCGACATTCAAGGACACGCGGCCGAGCAGGCGCTGTCGACATTGGTGAAATACAATATTTTGGTACCGGATCAGAATGGAAAAGTGAATCCCGATTCCGAGATTTTCGCCGGAGAATGGCTGACCTGGATTACCAAGGCGATTACGCCTTATTTTACCGGCTACAATAACGGAACCGAACCTAAGCCGGTCGCCGGCGTTAGTCCGGAAAGCCCGTATTATAATGCGGTCTCCTACGCTGTGCAGAACCAGTGGATTGATGCAGGCAGCACGTTCCAACCGGACGCCAAGCTGACACGCGAGGGATTTGCGGTCCTCTTGGCTTCCATTGTCAAATACAACAAGATCTCAGCCTTCTTGCAGGCTGATCCGGCCTTAGCCCAATTTGGGGACGCGGCCTCGATCACCCGCAAGGGCGAAGTTGCGGTCGCTGTGAAGCTTGGCCTTCTCCAGGGAGAGAACGGCAAATTTAATCCGGCAGACACCGTAACCAAGGCCGAGGCGGCCACGGTAATGCTGAAGCTGGTGGAACTCCAGGGCAAGACGGATCAAGCTATCGGGCAGCCTATTTACTAA
- a CDS encoding ABC transporter permease: MVKTTRYHYILRLLLVFLGINAVWYAAALLINMPILPSPFAVYASLFQFGFTETWLNIGYSLYRVFAGMLLALLLGLLIGLLMGRSMFWNRLLDPVVYLTYPVPKIALLPVVMLFFGLGEISKILMIMLILIFQIIISVRDGVKAIPGSAYEVLSSIGAAALHKFWHVTLPGALSVILSTVRISLGTAISVLFFTEIYGTEHGMGFFIMDSWQRLDYPGMYAGILLFSLVGFILFLLVDVLDSIFMKWRRS; encoded by the coding sequence ATGGTAAAAACAACGCGCTATCATTATATTTTACGGCTATTGCTTGTATTCTTGGGGATCAATGCGGTCTGGTATGCCGCAGCTCTGCTCATTAACATGCCGATTCTGCCGAGTCCCTTTGCGGTTTACGCATCCTTGTTCCAGTTTGGGTTCACGGAAACCTGGCTGAATATCGGATACAGCCTGTACCGCGTATTTGCCGGAATGCTGCTGGCGCTTCTGCTCGGCCTGCTAATCGGCCTTCTCATGGGGCGTTCGATGTTTTGGAACAGACTGCTCGACCCTGTAGTCTACCTAACGTATCCCGTGCCCAAAATCGCCCTGCTGCCCGTCGTCATGCTGTTTTTCGGACTGGGGGAAATCTCCAAAATACTGATGATCATGCTGATCCTCATCTTTCAGATCATTATCTCCGTACGCGACGGTGTAAAGGCGATCCCTGGCAGCGCCTACGAGGTACTGTCCAGCATCGGAGCAGCCGCGCTGCATAAATTTTGGCATGTAACGCTGCCTGGAGCGCTGTCGGTCATTCTCAGCACGGTCCGTATTTCACTTGGTACCGCCATTTCTGTGCTGTTTTTTACTGAGATTTACGGAACGGAGCATGGAATGGGCTTTTTCATTATGGATTCATGGCAGCGTTTGGACTACCCCGGAATGTATGCGGGAATATTGCTGTTCAGTCTTGTTGGCTTTATTCTTTTTCTGCTGGTTGATGTGCTGGATAGTATCTTTATGAAATGGCGCAGGTCCTAA
- a CDS encoding ABC transporter ATP-binding protein — translation MSSSSNKDGLRINGLTISYKEGTPAFGPTSLHIPEHGIYTLIGPSGCGKSTLLKAIAGLLPRYTGDITYNGQPAHGRDTLIGLVPQTYGLLPWKTVTANLRTALAVTLPGREQKEEREDRIRRWLEAMGIADLAGRYPLSLSGGQQQRVAVARAFSLLPEIMLLDEPFSALDAMTRETLQRLFLENWRTHPVTALFVTHDVEEAILLGEKIAVMSPGGRELDLIENPVFSLKHEDKRSSTEFFEQTKLIRKVMQEKW, via the coding sequence ATGTCCAGTTCAAGTAATAAAGACGGACTTCGCATAAACGGGCTGACCATAAGCTATAAAGAAGGAACGCCGGCCTTTGGGCCGACCTCGCTGCACATACCGGAGCATGGCATCTACACACTGATCGGTCCGTCGGGCTGCGGTAAGTCGACGCTCCTCAAGGCCATTGCCGGTCTGCTTCCCCGGTATACGGGGGACATTACATATAATGGACAGCCCGCGCATGGCCGGGATACCCTTATCGGACTTGTGCCGCAAACCTACGGCCTGCTGCCCTGGAAGACTGTGACGGCCAATCTCCGCACGGCTCTCGCGGTCACCCTTCCCGGAAGAGAGCAGAAGGAGGAGCGGGAGGACCGAATCCGCCGCTGGCTGGAAGCCATGGGCATCGCCGATCTGGCCGGACGGTATCCTCTCTCACTCAGCGGAGGACAGCAGCAGCGGGTCGCAGTTGCCAGGGCGTTCTCGCTGCTACCCGAAATTATGCTGCTGGACGAGCCGTTCTCTGCGCTCGATGCGATGACCCGCGAGACGCTGCAGCGTCTGTTTCTTGAGAACTGGCGAACGCATCCGGTCACGGCTTTATTTGTGACTCATGATGTGGAGGAAGCGATCCTGCTGGGGGAGAAAATTGCCGTTATGTCGCCTGGCGGCCGGGAACTGGATCTTATCGAAAATCCCGTTTTTTCATTAAAGCATGAAGATAAACGAAGCAGCACGGAGTTCTTCGAGCAGACCAAGCTGATCAGAAAGGTAATGCAGGAGAAATGGTAA
- a CDS encoding ABC transporter substrate-binding protein yields the protein MKKNGTMNKILLLLLITLLAALAAGCGSSNGKNTPGAENTGAAGETPSLSLGMLPSIDAIPFIIAHEQGFDRKRGVNLDIQTFKSAKDRDAAFQAGKLEGFSADLVAVAIYNNAGLDVKIASATFGEFDLLTGNDGIKEVKDLKGKTVILSKNTSTEYTVATILKQAGLSEQDINVTEVPQIPTRLELLKNKKADAAVLPEPFVTMGKASGLRVLGSTHSAGIHPFVLAIPQSAIDAKPKAIQAMYAAYDDAVAYMKSHDQSEYVDTIIKAVGYPETLKSQIQVPDYLPASQVDKEQVAAAFAWAKEKGLLTKELSPEDVISNVQFK from the coding sequence ATGAAGAAGAACGGAACGATGAACAAAATATTGCTGCTGCTGTTAATAACACTGCTCGCTGCGTTGGCCGCAGGCTGCGGTTCTTCCAATGGAAAAAACACGCCGGGTGCGGAGAATACGGGAGCGGCGGGAGAGACCCCTTCGCTTTCTTTGGGCATGCTGCCTTCGATAGACGCCATCCCTTTTATTATCGCCCATGAGCAGGGTTTCGACCGCAAACGCGGGGTAAATCTCGACATTCAGACCTTCAAAAGCGCCAAAGACCGCGACGCGGCATTCCAGGCGGGAAAGCTGGAGGGGTTTAGCGCGGACCTGGTTGCGGTTGCCATTTACAATAACGCCGGATTGGATGTGAAGATTGCCAGCGCCACCTTCGGCGAGTTCGATCTGCTGACTGGTAATGACGGCATCAAGGAGGTCAAGGACCTGAAGGGCAAGACGGTCATTTTGTCCAAAAACACCTCCACCGAGTACACCGTCGCCACCATACTGAAGCAGGCGGGTCTGAGCGAACAGGACATTAATGTAACCGAGGTGCCGCAAATCCCGACTAGACTGGAACTCTTGAAAAATAAAAAGGCGGACGCGGCTGTTCTGCCTGAGCCATTCGTGACAATGGGCAAAGCCTCCGGCCTGCGGGTACTTGGCTCCACACACTCGGCAGGAATCCATCCGTTCGTGCTTGCCATCCCGCAGAGCGCGATCGACGCCAAGCCTAAGGCCATTCAGGCGATGTACGCAGCCTATGACGACGCGGTAGCTTATATGAAATCCCATGACCAGAGCGAATACGTTGACACGATAATTAAAGCGGTGGGTTACCCCGAGACGCTGAAGAGCCAAATCCAGGTACCCGATTACCTTCCGGCGTCCCAAGTGGACAAGGAGCAGGTCGCGGCGGCTTTTGCCTGGGCGAAGGAGAAGGGGCTCTTGACCAAGGAGCTGTCTCCGGAGGACGTGATCTCAAATGTCCAGTTCAAGTAA
- a CDS encoding retropepsin-like aspartic protease, with protein sequence MKLHYDGQLLTATVTVCYRGNVLELTDIVIDTGSSHTIFSPDVLEGIGVTYENGDTVYEAYGIGGTVPFYTKRLDYIRLDTFKSEQIEIDVGMLPKAHKGLLGLDILQAYGFIVDLDKLKLYRSVI encoded by the coding sequence ATGAAGCTCCATTATGACGGACAATTATTGACTGCTACGGTTACGGTTTGCTATCGCGGCAACGTTTTGGAGCTTACTGATATTGTTATTGATACAGGCTCGTCACATACGATTTTCAGTCCAGATGTGCTTGAAGGCATTGGCGTTACTTATGAGAATGGCGATACGGTTTACGAGGCATACGGTATAGGTGGAACTGTTCCTTTTTACACCAAAAGATTGGATTACATTCGGCTTGACACCTTTAAGTCAGAACAAATTGAAATTGATGTAGGCATGTTGCCCAAAGCTCATAAAGGTCTGCTTGGACTGGATATTTTGCAAGCATACGGTTTTATTGTGGATTTGGACAAGCTTAAGCTATACAGGTCAGTAATATGA
- a CDS encoding zinc-dependent alcohol dehydrogenase family protein has translation MRAAVFKGKHQMEVLDWKTKDLEPHEVRIRVESCGICGTDQHIYHGHPGSAAVDPPIVLGHELAGEVIELGSRVSNLKLGDRVSIDPNIYCGECEYCRSGRPHLCDHLQAIGVTRDGGMAEYCIVPAVNAYRIPNEMSYAEGAMVEPVGCVLHGLKKIDVRPVHTVLIIGGGFIGQLFLQLVKKQGAAKIIVSEPAVEKHERLLELGANEVVQPTSPETVQYLMNIADVVIECVGRKESMELAIQAARKGGQILLFGVPSPDTLINVSPFSIFSKELSIKGSFINPFTHEEAISFIRQNIIRIEPLISHYFLLEDIPEVMGKYPQMNVAKGVVTHSK, from the coding sequence ATGAGAGCAGCGGTATTCAAAGGAAAGCATCAAATGGAAGTGTTAGATTGGAAAACGAAGGATCTCGAACCGCATGAGGTGCGAATTCGGGTCGAAAGTTGCGGCATTTGTGGTACGGATCAGCATATTTATCATGGCCACCCCGGATCTGCGGCGGTCGACCCGCCGATCGTGCTCGGCCATGAACTGGCAGGCGAAGTGATAGAGTTGGGGTCTAGGGTTTCGAACTTAAAGCTAGGTGACAGAGTATCGATAGATCCGAATATTTATTGCGGCGAATGTGAATATTGCCGGAGCGGCCGGCCTCACCTGTGCGATCACCTTCAAGCAATCGGCGTGACGCGAGACGGTGGCATGGCGGAATATTGCATTGTTCCTGCGGTAAACGCTTACCGTATCCCGAACGAGATGAGCTATGCAGAAGGTGCGATGGTAGAACCTGTCGGTTGCGTCTTGCATGGATTGAAAAAAATCGATGTTCGCCCGGTTCATACGGTACTCATTATCGGTGGCGGTTTCATCGGCCAATTATTCCTCCAGCTTGTAAAAAAACAAGGAGCGGCAAAAATTATTGTCAGCGAACCTGCGGTGGAGAAACATGAGCGGCTTCTTGAACTAGGGGCGAACGAGGTCGTGCAGCCAACGAGTCCAGAAACAGTACAATATCTGATGAATATTGCAGATGTCGTGATCGAATGCGTGGGACGCAAAGAATCAATGGAGCTTGCAATCCAAGCAGCTCGAAAGGGAGGTCAAATCCTTCTGTTCGGTGTACCCTCGCCAGACACTCTGATTAATGTTTCTCCTTTTTCCATTTTTTCAAAAGAACTAAGCATAAAGGGATCTTTTATTAATCCTTTCACACATGAGGAAGCGATTTCATTCATTCGGCAAAACATAATACGGATTGAGCCATTAATCAGCCATTATTTCTTACTAGAAGACATTCCGGAAGTGATGGGGAAATACCCCCAGATGAATGTAGCGAAAGGTGTAGTCACTCATTCTAAATAA